The following coding sequences are from one Rathayibacter sp. VKM Ac-2760 window:
- a CDS encoding ABC transporter permease — protein MMGGSLGRNVGLVLALVILCIVGFATAGERFASVDNLLTILRLAAVIGVLSIGMTFVITSGGIDLSVGSVMGLATVWASTVSTQYYAANTSWLVIVLTAVLVGLVCGLINGALIAYGRVVAFMATLAMLVAARGFAELISNRQTQIVTVDPFLDFFRADVLGIPVLVLIFALVAVAGWILLNRTTFGRRTVAVGGNPEAARLAGIKVRRHTMYVYGLAGLTAGIAAVMMLARTTAGSSTNGTLYELDAIAAVVVGGTLLAGGRGTIVGTVFGVLIFTTLTNVFTQNNMSTSAQAVAKGAIIVAAVLLQQRFAARGKS, from the coding sequence ATGATGGGCGGCTCGCTCGGCCGCAACGTGGGCCTCGTGCTCGCGCTGGTGATCCTCTGCATCGTCGGGTTCGCCACCGCGGGGGAGCGGTTCGCCAGCGTCGACAACCTGCTGACGATCCTCCGCCTCGCCGCGGTGATCGGGGTGCTCAGCATCGGCATGACCTTCGTCATCACCTCGGGCGGCATCGACCTCTCCGTCGGCTCGGTGATGGGGCTCGCGACGGTCTGGGCGAGCACGGTCTCGACGCAGTACTACGCGGCGAACACCTCCTGGCTGGTGATCGTGCTGACCGCGGTGCTCGTGGGTCTGGTCTGCGGACTGATCAACGGGGCGCTGATCGCCTACGGCCGGGTCGTCGCGTTCATGGCGACGCTGGCGATGCTCGTCGCCGCCCGCGGCTTCGCGGAGCTGATCTCGAACCGGCAGACGCAGATCGTCACGGTCGACCCGTTCCTCGACTTCTTCCGCGCCGACGTGCTCGGCATCCCGGTGCTCGTGCTGATCTTCGCGCTCGTCGCGGTGGCCGGCTGGATCCTGCTCAACCGCACCACCTTCGGCCGCCGCACCGTCGCGGTCGGCGGCAACCCGGAGGCGGCCCGCCTCGCCGGCATCAAGGTCCGCCGGCACACCATGTACGTCTACGGCCTCGCCGGCCTGACCGCGGGCATCGCCGCGGTGATGATGCTGGCTCGCACCACGGCCGGCTCCTCGACGAACGGCACGCTCTACGAGCTCGACGCCATCGCGGCGGTCGTGGTCGGCGGCACTCTGCTCGCCGGCGGCCGCGGGACCATCGTCGGCACCGTGTTCGGCGTCCTGATCTTCACGACCCTCACCAACGTCTTCACGCAGAACAACATGTCGACCTCGGCCCAGGCCGTCGCGAAGGGCGCGATCATCGTCGCCGCCGTCCTGCTGCAGCAGCGCTTCGCCGCCCGCGGCAAGTCCTGA
- a CDS encoding sugar ABC transporter ATP-binding protein — protein MRGIVKIFPGARALDGVDLDVRPGEVHCLLGQNGAGKSTLIKTLAGAHQPTEGEILVDGKVVTIPSPTAALALGIATMYQELDVVDGLSVAENIYLGHELSRGGFTARSKAARITRELMQRLGHPEIAPHREVGSLSAAGKQIVQMARALSHDARVIIMDEPSAVLDSEEVENLFHVVRQLTADGVAIVYISHRLEEIRAIGDRITVIKDGATVAKNLEVADTPTAKLITLMTGRAVEYVFPDRPEVGTEAETLLKVENLGLRGSFADVSLEIRAGEVVGLAGLVGSGRSEILETIYGARRASTGTVSVAGKRLRAGSVSAAVDAGIGLCPEERKSQGLLLDEPVYRNITLSTFDRFAKHGFLDERAERAAAAEQAVALDLRPHGVDRDARTLSGGNQQKALLARWLVRGCRVLLLDEPTRGVDVGARAEIYTLIRDLATNGAAVLVVSSEIGEVLGLSDRVLVISDGAVVHEGPADSIDEHRVLDLVMEGSAA, from the coding sequence ATGCGCGGCATCGTCAAGATCTTCCCCGGAGCTCGAGCCCTCGACGGCGTCGATCTCGACGTCCGCCCGGGCGAGGTGCACTGCCTCCTCGGTCAGAACGGGGCCGGCAAGTCCACCCTGATCAAGACGCTCGCCGGCGCCCACCAGCCCACCGAGGGCGAGATCCTCGTCGACGGGAAGGTCGTCACGATCCCGTCGCCGACGGCCGCCCTCGCGCTCGGCATCGCCACGATGTACCAGGAGCTGGACGTCGTCGACGGCCTCTCCGTCGCCGAGAACATCTACCTCGGCCACGAGCTCTCCCGCGGCGGTTTCACCGCCCGCTCGAAGGCCGCGAGGATCACCCGCGAGCTGATGCAGCGCCTCGGCCACCCCGAGATCGCCCCGCACCGCGAGGTCGGCAGTCTCTCGGCGGCCGGCAAGCAGATCGTTCAGATGGCCCGCGCCCTCTCGCACGACGCCCGGGTCATCATCATGGACGAGCCCTCCGCGGTGCTCGACTCCGAGGAGGTGGAGAACCTCTTCCACGTGGTCCGCCAGCTCACCGCCGACGGCGTCGCGATCGTCTACATCTCGCACCGCCTCGAGGAGATCCGCGCCATCGGCGACCGGATCACCGTGATCAAGGACGGCGCGACGGTCGCCAAGAACCTGGAGGTCGCCGACACTCCGACCGCGAAGCTGATCACGCTGATGACCGGCCGCGCCGTCGAGTACGTCTTCCCGGACCGCCCCGAGGTCGGCACCGAGGCGGAGACGCTGCTGAAGGTGGAGAACCTGGGGCTGCGCGGCTCGTTCGCCGACGTCTCGCTCGAGATCCGCGCCGGCGAGGTCGTCGGCCTGGCGGGACTGGTCGGCTCCGGCCGCTCCGAGATCCTGGAGACCATCTACGGGGCGCGCCGCGCCAGCACCGGCACCGTCAGCGTGGCGGGCAAGCGCCTGCGCGCCGGCTCCGTCTCGGCCGCGGTCGACGCCGGCATCGGCCTCTGCCCGGAGGAGCGCAAGAGCCAGGGCCTGCTCCTGGACGAGCCGGTCTACCGCAACATCACCCTCTCGACCTTCGACCGCTTCGCCAAGCACGGCTTCCTCGACGAGCGCGCCGAGCGCGCCGCCGCGGCCGAGCAGGCGGTCGCCCTCGACCTGCGCCCGCACGGCGTCGACCGCGACGCCCGCACCCTCTCCGGCGGCAACCAGCAGAAGGCGCTCCTCGCCCGGTGGCTGGTGCGCGGCTGCCGCGTGCTGCTGCTCGACGAGCCGACCCGCGGGGTCGACGTCGGAGCGCGGGCCGAGATCTACACCCTGATCCGGGACCTCGCGACGAACGGCGCCGCCGTGCTCGTGGTCTCCAGCGAGATCGGCGAGGTCCTCGGGCTCTCGGACCGAGTGCTCGTGATCTCCGACGGCGCCGTGGTCCACGAGGGCCCCGCCGATTCGATCGACGAGCACCGCGTGCTCGATCTCGTCATGGAAGGAAGTGCAGCGTGA
- a CDS encoding Gfo/Idh/MocA family oxidoreductase yields the protein MSNEPALRVAMVGTAFMGRTHSHAWRTAPRFFPLPLRPELAVLVGTDPQRTAERAETLGWSESSTDWRAVIERDDIDLVDICTPGDTHAEIAIAALEAGKHVLCEKPLANSVEEAERMVAAAAASDRVAMCGFSYRRTPALALAKRFLDEGRLGAIRHVRAQYLQDWLSDSEAPLTWRLDAAKAGSGALGDIGAHIIDSAQWLTGSRIASVSAVLRTFTTERPVLATQSGLGGRAEEGAARGPVTVDDAAAFTASFEGGALGVFEATRVATGRKNANRIEINGETGSIAFDFERMNELEYYDARDPEDAQGFRTIQVTEPSHPYMSAWWPAGHGIGYEHLFTHQVVDLVEAIAAGAQPSPSFADALEVQRVLDAVSISAAHRSESTAVRRGSGPV from the coding sequence ATGTCGAACGAGCCAGCCCTGCGCGTCGCGATGGTGGGGACCGCCTTCATGGGTCGCACCCACTCGCACGCCTGGCGCACCGCCCCCCGCTTCTTCCCGCTGCCGCTGCGGCCCGAGCTGGCCGTGCTGGTGGGCACCGACCCGCAGCGGACCGCCGAGCGCGCCGAGACCCTGGGCTGGAGCGAGTCGTCGACCGACTGGCGCGCGGTGATCGAGCGCGACGACATCGACCTCGTCGACATCTGCACCCCCGGCGACACCCACGCCGAGATCGCGATCGCCGCGCTCGAGGCCGGCAAGCACGTGCTCTGCGAGAAGCCGCTGGCCAACTCGGTCGAGGAAGCCGAGCGGATGGTCGCCGCGGCCGCCGCCTCCGATCGCGTCGCGATGTGCGGCTTCAGCTACCGCCGCACCCCCGCCCTCGCGCTCGCGAAGCGCTTCCTCGACGAGGGTCGGCTCGGCGCGATCCGCCACGTCCGCGCCCAGTACCTGCAGGACTGGCTGAGCGACTCCGAGGCCCCGCTGACCTGGCGCCTGGACGCCGCGAAGGCCGGCTCGGGCGCGCTCGGCGACATCGGCGCGCACATCATCGACAGCGCGCAGTGGCTCACCGGCAGCCGCATCGCGTCAGTGTCTGCCGTCCTGCGCACCTTCACCACCGAGCGCCCGGTGCTCGCCACGCAGTCCGGCCTCGGCGGTCGCGCGGAGGAGGGCGCCGCGCGCGGCCCCGTGACCGTCGACGACGCCGCCGCCTTCACCGCCTCGTTCGAGGGCGGTGCCCTCGGCGTCTTCGAGGCCACCCGCGTCGCCACCGGCCGGAAGAACGCCAACCGCATCGAGATCAACGGCGAGACCGGCAGCATCGCCTTCGACTTCGAGCGGATGAACGAGCTCGAGTACTACGACGCCCGCGACCCCGAGGACGCCCAGGGCTTCCGCACCATCCAGGTCACCGAGCCCTCGCACCCGTACATGTCGGCCTGGTGGCCCGCCGGCCACGGCATCGGCTACGAGCACCTCTTCACCCACCAGGTCGTCGACCTCGTCGAGGCGATCGCCGCCGGCGCGCAGCCCTCCCCGTCGTTCGCCGACGCCCTCGAGGTCCAGCGCGTCCTCGACGCCGTCTCCATCAGCGCGGCGCACCGCTCCGAGTCCACCGCCGTCCGGCGCGGCTCGGGCCCGGTCTGA
- a CDS encoding MetQ/NlpA family ABC transporter substrate-binding protein: MSLRTTLLATTAITASALLLAGCSSAAGADDDTVRIGVVGASDPYWATYEQAAEAAGIDVEIVDFTDYNQLNPALTEGEIDLNQFQHLVYLAQYNTSADADLVPIGATAIYPLGLYSTQYDSVDDIPEGETVAVPNDTSNQARALLVLQSAGLIELKDGGSAFSDLDDIDTGASKVTVTALDAALTPTSLPDVAAAIINNDYIEGAGLEASDAIAQDDPSDPSAVPYVNVFAARADDAENETYLKLVDVYQTSQDVLDGVSEQSGGTAVFATTPAAELQSTLATVEADTAAQG, encoded by the coding sequence ATGTCCCTGCGCACGACACTCCTCGCGACCACCGCGATCACCGCCTCCGCCCTCCTCCTCGCCGGCTGCTCCTCGGCCGCGGGCGCCGACGACGACACCGTCCGCATCGGCGTGGTCGGCGCGAGCGACCCCTACTGGGCCACCTACGAGCAGGCCGCCGAGGCCGCGGGCATCGACGTCGAGATCGTCGACTTCACCGACTACAACCAGCTCAACCCCGCGCTGACCGAGGGCGAGATCGACCTCAACCAGTTCCAGCACCTCGTCTACCTGGCGCAGTACAACACCTCGGCCGACGCCGACCTGGTGCCGATCGGCGCGACCGCGATCTACCCGCTCGGCCTCTACTCCACCCAGTACGACAGCGTCGACGACATCCCCGAGGGCGAGACCGTCGCCGTCCCGAACGACACGAGCAACCAGGCCCGTGCGCTCCTCGTGCTGCAGTCGGCCGGCCTGATCGAGCTGAAGGACGGCGGCAGCGCCTTCTCGGACCTCGACGACATCGACACGGGCGCCTCGAAGGTCACCGTCACCGCGCTCGACGCCGCGCTCACGCCGACCTCCCTGCCGGACGTCGCCGCCGCGATCATCAACAACGACTACATCGAGGGCGCAGGGCTCGAGGCCTCCGACGCCATCGCTCAGGACGACCCGAGCGACCCGAGCGCGGTGCCCTACGTCAACGTGTTCGCGGCCCGCGCCGACGACGCCGAGAACGAGACGTACCTGAAGCTCGTCGACGTCTACCAGACCTCGCAGGACGTGCTCGACGGCGTCTCCGAGCAGTCGGGCGGCACCGCCGTCTTCGCGACGACCCCCGCCGCCGAGCTGCAGTCGACCCTCGCCACCGTCGAGGCCGACACCGCGGCCCAGGGCTGA
- a CDS encoding methionine ABC transporter ATP-binding protein yields MPLIRLADVSKVYPPLARGASALTAVDGVSLDIEAGDVYGVIGYSGAGKSTLARLINALEPATGGSIQIDGREIVGLPERELRRLRLGIGMIFQQFNLFGSKTVEQNVAYPLQVAGTPRAELRARVDEMLRFVGLSDKARSHPEQLSGGQKQRVGIARALAASPGILLADEATSALDPDTTGEVLALLRRINEELGVTIVVITHEMDVVQQLATKVAVMEAGRIVERGPVFDVFSAPREAVTRRFVSTVVRTVPSPEEAAVLRARHRGRLVTLSFSDGSASQGDVFAEIAQAGVPLELVYGGITDVRGRAFGHLTVALDAADDVIDPLLARLGARVALTEVPR; encoded by the coding sequence GTGCCGCTCATCCGCCTCGCCGACGTGAGCAAGGTCTACCCGCCGCTCGCGCGCGGCGCTTCCGCCCTGACCGCCGTGGACGGCGTCAGCCTCGACATCGAGGCCGGCGACGTCTACGGCGTGATCGGCTACTCCGGCGCCGGCAAGAGCACGCTGGCGCGCCTGATCAACGCCCTCGAGCCCGCCACCGGCGGCAGCATCCAGATCGACGGCCGCGAGATCGTCGGGCTGCCCGAGCGCGAGCTGCGCCGGCTGCGGCTCGGGATCGGGATGATCTTCCAGCAGTTCAACCTCTTCGGCTCCAAGACCGTCGAGCAGAACGTCGCCTACCCGCTGCAGGTCGCCGGAACTCCGCGCGCCGAGCTGCGCGCCCGCGTCGACGAGATGCTCCGCTTCGTCGGCCTCTCCGACAAGGCGCGCAGCCACCCGGAGCAGCTCTCCGGCGGTCAGAAGCAGCGCGTCGGCATCGCCCGCGCCCTCGCCGCCTCGCCCGGCATCCTGCTCGCCGACGAGGCGACCAGCGCGCTCGACCCCGACACCACCGGCGAGGTGCTCGCGCTGCTGCGCCGCATCAACGAGGAGCTCGGGGTCACCATCGTCGTCATCACGCACGAGATGGACGTGGTGCAGCAGCTCGCGACGAAGGTCGCGGTGATGGAGGCGGGCCGCATCGTCGAGCGGGGCCCCGTCTTCGACGTGTTCTCGGCGCCGCGCGAGGCGGTGACCCGCCGCTTCGTCTCCACGGTCGTCCGGACCGTGCCGTCGCCGGAGGAGGCGGCCGTGCTGCGCGCGCGCCACCGCGGCCGCCTCGTCACGCTGTCCTTCTCGGACGGCTCCGCCTCGCAGGGCGACGTCTTCGCCGAGATCGCGCAGGCCGGCGTGCCGCTCGAGCTGGTCTACGGCGGCATCACGGACGTCCGCGGTCGCGCCTTCGGCCACCTCACCGTCGCGCTCGACGCCGCCGACGACGTGATCGACCCGCTGCTGGCCCGCCTCGGCGCCCGCGTCGCCCTCACGGAGGTGCCCCGATGA
- a CDS encoding methionine ABC transporter permease, translated as MNELIPLLPKLAEATGQTLYIVAFSLLFGGLGGLLIGLGLAVTRGGALYANRFVFGLLNVIVNVFRPIPFIIFIAAAQPLARLVVGSGIGTDAIIFSLSLAAAFGIGRIVEQNLLTVQPGVIEAARSVGASRFRIVRTVLLPEALGPLILGYTFVFVAIIDMSAVAGYIGAGGLGTFAIQYGYRQFEPVVTWAAVLVIIVIVQLVQLLGNVLARRVLRR; from the coding sequence ATGAACGAGCTCATCCCCCTGCTGCCCAAGCTCGCCGAGGCGACCGGGCAGACCCTCTACATCGTGGCGTTCAGCCTGCTCTTCGGCGGGCTCGGCGGCCTGCTGATCGGGCTCGGCCTCGCCGTCACCCGCGGCGGCGCGCTCTACGCGAACCGCTTCGTCTTCGGCCTGCTGAACGTGATCGTCAACGTCTTCCGGCCGATCCCGTTCATCATCTTCATCGCCGCCGCGCAGCCGCTGGCCCGCCTCGTGGTCGGCTCCGGCATCGGCACCGACGCGATCATCTTCTCGCTGTCGCTCGCCGCCGCCTTCGGCATCGGCCGCATCGTCGAGCAGAACCTGCTGACCGTGCAGCCCGGCGTGATCGAGGCCGCGCGCTCGGTCGGCGCGAGCCGGTTCCGGATCGTCCGCACGGTCCTGCTGCCCGAGGCGCTCGGCCCGCTGATCCTCGGCTACACCTTCGTCTTCGTCGCGATCATCGACATGTCGGCCGTCGCCGGCTACATCGGCGCCGGCGGCCTCGGCACCTTCGCGATCCAGTACGGCTACCGCCAGTTCGAGCCGGTCGTCACCTGGGCGGCCGTGCTCGTCATCATCGTGATCGTGCAGCTCGTCCAGCTGCTCGGCAACGTCCTGGCCCGCCGCGTCCTCCGCCGCTGA
- a CDS encoding DEAD/DEAH box helicase: MASTDTPEPAPQADGATAPVADSTAPAAPAAQTAPAAQTAPAAQTAPAAQTAPAAQTAPAEETAPSLVFSDLGLSDPVLKALKEVGYETPSAIQAATIPSLLSGRDVLGVAQTGTGKTAAFALPILSRLDVSQKTPQALVLAPTRELALQVCEAFERYASGLRGVHVLPVYGGQGYGTQLSALRRGVHVVVGTPGRIMDHLEKGTLDLTHLKYLVLDEADEMLKMGFAEDVETILADTPVEKQIALFSATMPSQIRRISQKYLKDPEEITVKAKTTTSANTTQRYLMVSYPQKVDALTRILEVENFEGMIVFVRTKSETETLAEKLRARGYTAAAISGDVAQAQRERTVEQLKSGKLDILVATDVAARGLDVDRISHVVNYDIPIDTESYVHRIGRTGRAGRSGAAISFVTPRERRLLSAIEKATRQPLTEMRLPSVEDVNVTRLSRFDDAITTALADRERLDRFRDIIGHYVEHHDVVESDVAAALAIVAQGDEPLLLSPDDPRFRREDSRGERPERSDRSSYDNERERPERRQRSSNSNLASYRIEVGRRQRVEPRQIVGALANEGGLNRGDFGHIDIRPDFSIVELPADLPQDVLDRLAGTRISGQLIELKPDRRPSRAGADRGARPSGPSRSSERPERKPRY, encoded by the coding sequence ATGGCGTCCACCGATACACCCGAACCCGCCCCCCAGGCCGACGGCGCGACCGCGCCCGTCGCCGACAGCACCGCCCCGGCCGCGCCGGCAGCCCAGACCGCTCCGGCGGCCCAGACCGCGCCGGCAGCCCAGACCGCTCCGGCGGCCCAGACCGCTCCGGCAGCCCAGACCGCTCCGGCAGAAGAGACCGCCCCCTCGCTGGTCTTCTCGGACCTGGGTCTCAGCGACCCCGTCCTCAAGGCCCTCAAGGAGGTCGGCTACGAGACGCCCTCGGCGATCCAGGCCGCGACCATCCCCTCCCTCCTGTCCGGCCGCGACGTCCTCGGCGTCGCGCAGACCGGCACCGGCAAGACCGCCGCGTTCGCGCTGCCGATCCTCTCCCGCCTCGACGTCTCGCAGAAGACCCCGCAGGCGCTCGTGCTCGCGCCCACCCGCGAGCTGGCGCTGCAGGTCTGCGAGGCCTTCGAGCGCTACGCGTCCGGTCTGCGCGGCGTGCACGTGCTGCCCGTCTACGGCGGCCAGGGCTACGGCACCCAGCTCTCCGCGCTCCGCCGCGGCGTCCACGTGGTCGTCGGCACTCCCGGCCGGATCATGGACCACCTCGAGAAGGGCACGCTCGACCTCACGCACCTGAAGTACCTGGTGCTCGACGAGGCCGACGAGATGCTCAAGATGGGCTTCGCGGAGGACGTCGAGACGATCCTCGCCGACACCCCGGTCGAGAAGCAGATCGCGCTGTTCTCGGCGACCATGCCGTCGCAGATCCGCCGCATCTCGCAGAAGTACCTGAAGGACCCGGAGGAGATCACGGTCAAGGCCAAGACCACGACCTCCGCGAACACCACCCAGCGCTACCTGATGGTGTCCTACCCGCAGAAGGTCGATGCGCTGACCCGCATCCTCGAGGTGGAGAACTTCGAGGGCATGATCGTCTTCGTCCGCACCAAGAGCGAGACCGAGACGCTGGCCGAGAAGCTGCGCGCCCGCGGCTACACGGCCGCCGCGATCAGCGGTGACGTCGCCCAGGCCCAGCGCGAGCGCACCGTCGAGCAGCTGAAGTCGGGCAAGCTCGACATCCTCGTCGCGACCGACGTCGCCGCGCGCGGTCTCGACGTCGACCGGATCAGCCACGTCGTCAACTACGACATCCCGATCGACACCGAGTCCTACGTGCACCGCATCGGCCGCACCGGCCGGGCCGGCCGCAGCGGTGCCGCGATCAGCTTCGTCACGCCGCGCGAGCGCCGCCTCCTCTCCGCGATCGAGAAGGCGACCCGCCAGCCGCTGACCGAGATGCGCCTCCCGAGCGTGGAGGACGTCAACGTCACGCGCCTCTCCCGCTTCGACGACGCCATCACGACGGCGCTCGCCGACCGCGAGCGGCTCGACCGGTTCCGCGACATCATCGGCCACTACGTCGAGCACCACGACGTGGTCGAGTCCGATGTCGCCGCGGCGCTGGCGATCGTCGCCCAAGGCGACGAGCCACTGCTGCTCTCGCCGGACGACCCGCGCTTCCGCCGCGAGGACAGCCGGGGCGAGCGTCCGGAGCGCTCCGACCGGTCGTCGTACGACAACGAGCGCGAGCGTCCCGAGCGCCGCCAGCGCTCGTCGAACAGCAACCTCGCGTCCTACCGGATCGAGGTGGGCCGCCGCCAGCGTGTGGAGCCCCGCCAGATCGTCGGTGCGCTCGCGAACGAGGGCGGGCTGAACCGCGGCGACTTCGGGCACATCGACATCCGCCCGGACTTCTCGATCGTCGAGTTGCCGGCCGACCTGCCCCAGGACGTGCTCGACCGCCTCGCCGGCACCCGCATCAGCGGCCAGCTGATCGAGCTGAAGCCCGACCGCCGCCCGAGCCGCGCCGGGGCCGACCGCGGCGCGCGCCCTTCGGGCCCGTCCCGCTCCTCGGAGCGCCCGGAGCGCAAGCCCCGCTACTGA
- a CDS encoding D-2-hydroxyacid dehydrogenase, translating into MSQPGPTTPGETGSGRTRPGRLRVIAASPISDELIARVVELEPRIDFVADQSLLPPMRHPGDHPGDPAFRRTAEQQAAFEALVDSAEVLYGIPDETPSELARTVAANPALRWVQTMPAGGGAQVKKAGLSEEQLARVAFSTSAGVHSDPLAEFSLFGLLAGAKSLPKLQSLQGAREWGSRWTMGLLSEQTILIVGLGTIGRATAQKLQALGARVIGTSRHESAVEHVDEIVQPSAIADVARRIDGVVVTLPGTEQTEKLVGAEFFAALRPGATLVSVGRGTVIDEDALLTALEDGRVGFAALDVVAEEPLAQVSPLWSHPSVLISPHTAALNAAEDRLIAELFARNATRFLDGEELINRVDTVEFY; encoded by the coding sequence GTGAGCCAGCCAGGACCGACGACCCCGGGAGAGACGGGGTCCGGACGGACGCGGCCCGGACGCCTCCGCGTCATCGCCGCCTCCCCGATCAGCGACGAGCTGATCGCGCGCGTGGTCGAGCTGGAGCCGCGGATCGACTTCGTCGCCGATCAGAGCCTGCTGCCGCCGATGCGTCACCCGGGCGATCACCCCGGCGACCCGGCGTTCCGGCGGACGGCCGAGCAGCAGGCGGCGTTCGAGGCGCTGGTCGACTCGGCCGAGGTGCTCTACGGGATCCCGGACGAGACGCCGTCGGAGCTCGCCCGCACGGTCGCCGCGAACCCGGCGCTCCGCTGGGTGCAGACGATGCCCGCGGGCGGTGGCGCGCAGGTGAAGAAGGCCGGGCTGAGCGAGGAGCAGCTCGCGCGGGTCGCGTTCTCGACCTCGGCGGGTGTGCACTCCGATCCGCTGGCCGAGTTCTCGCTCTTCGGCCTGCTGGCCGGCGCGAAGTCGCTGCCGAAGCTGCAGTCGCTGCAGGGTGCGCGGGAGTGGGGGTCGCGCTGGACGATGGGGCTGCTCTCGGAGCAGACGATCCTGATCGTCGGGCTCGGCACGATCGGCCGCGCGACCGCGCAGAAGCTCCAGGCCCTGGGCGCCCGGGTGATCGGGACGAGCCGGCACGAGAGCGCCGTCGAGCACGTCGACGAGATCGTGCAGCCGTCGGCGATCGCCGACGTCGCCCGGCGGATCGACGGGGTCGTCGTCACGCTCCCCGGCACCGAGCAGACCGAGAAGCTCGTCGGCGCCGAGTTCTTCGCCGCGCTGCGCCCCGGAGCGACGCTCGTCAGCGTCGGCCGCGGCACCGTGATCGACGAGGACGCGCTGCTCACCGCACTCGAGGACGGCCGCGTCGGCTTCGCGGCCCTCGACGTGGTCGCGGAGGAGCCGCTCGCGCAGGTCAGCCCGCTCTGGAGCCACCCGAGCGTGCTGATCAGCCCGCACACCGCGGCGCTGAACGCGGCCGAGGACCGCCTGATCGCCGAGCTCTTCGCCCGCAACGCCACCCGCTTCCTCGACGGCGAGGAGCTGATCAACCGCGTCGACACCGTCGAGTTCTACTGA
- a CDS encoding VOC family protein: MTAAGVATVWVPVEDMERAVAFYRDTLGLEVKSTSSDWSELDANGLMIGLNARESASVSQSGGAVVSFQPDGSIEDELERLKARGASIEGEISDHEWGRILPFKDSEGNDLQYYTPPKD, translated from the coding sequence ATGACGGCAGCAGGAGTGGCGACGGTATGGGTGCCGGTCGAGGACATGGAGCGGGCGGTCGCGTTCTACCGCGACACCCTCGGCCTCGAGGTGAAGAGCACGTCGAGCGACTGGTCGGAGCTGGACGCGAACGGCCTGATGATCGGGCTGAACGCGCGTGAGTCCGCCTCGGTCTCGCAGAGCGGCGGAGCGGTCGTCTCGTTCCAGCCCGACGGCAGCATCGAGGACGAGCTGGAGCGGCTGAAGGCCCGCGGCGCCTCCATCGAGGGCGAGATCAGCGATCACGAGTGGGGCCGCATCCTCCCCTTCAAGGACTCCGAGGGCAACGACCTCCAGTACTACACGCCGCCGAAGGACTGA
- a CDS encoding response regulator transcription factor: MSGTVRDLRLAVVDDQPLYRQMLASLLRAVPGVRSVVEASSAAEARERLRPAELDVAVVDIELGDGDGIELGRELRAQAPELAVVLLSAVDSMHRFLRLDRAEVRGWSYLSKSSSLSAPALLTAIRATLDGRTVLDPALVAGRTARRSSPVAALSPRQYEVLAALASGLTNAAIAERLGIAVRSVDNHVNALYAALSLRSDGTRNPRVEATLQFLEHTR, translated from the coding sequence ATGTCGGGGACGGTGCGCGACCTGCGCTTGGCGGTGGTCGACGACCAGCCGCTCTACCGGCAGATGCTCGCCTCGCTGCTGCGCGCGGTGCCCGGCGTCCGGAGCGTCGTCGAGGCCTCCTCCGCCGCCGAGGCGCGGGAGCGGCTGCGGCCGGCCGAGCTCGACGTCGCGGTCGTCGACATCGAGCTGGGCGACGGCGACGGCATCGAGCTCGGCCGCGAGCTGCGCGCCCAGGCCCCGGAGCTCGCCGTCGTGCTCCTCTCCGCCGTCGACTCGATGCACCGCTTCCTCCGGCTCGACCGGGCCGAGGTGCGCGGCTGGAGCTACCTCTCCAAGTCCTCCTCCCTCTCGGCGCCCGCGCTGCTCACCGCGATCCGGGCGACCCTCGACGGCCGCACCGTGCTCGATCCCGCGCTGGTCGCCGGCCGCACCGCCCGCCGGAGCTCGCCCGTCGCCGCCCTCAGCCCCCGCCAGTACGAGGTGCTCGCCGCGCTCGCGTCCGGCCTCACCAATGCGGCGATCGCCGAGCGGCTCGGCATCGCCGTCCGCTCCGTCGACAACCACGTCAACGCCCTCTACGCAGCGCTCTCCCTCCGCTCGGACGGCACGCGCAATCCGCGCGTGGAGGCGACGCTGCAGTTCCTGGAGCACACCCGATGA
- a CDS encoding CrcB family protein: protein MTIDTVTPLLFLAVALAGGLGAAARLVVDGAARTLVPVRWPVGTLLINVSGSLLLGVVTGLALAGAVDEPWRAVLGTGVLGGFTTFSTASVDAARMLLERRWAAGLGYGLGMWAAALAAAVLGLVLTGAWR from the coding sequence GTGACGATCGACACCGTGACGCCGCTCCTCTTCCTCGCCGTGGCGCTCGCCGGCGGGCTGGGAGCCGCGGCCCGGCTCGTCGTCGACGGCGCGGCCCGCACGCTCGTCCCGGTGCGCTGGCCGGTGGGGACCCTCCTCATCAACGTCTCCGGCTCGCTGCTGCTCGGCGTGGTCACCGGGCTGGCGCTCGCGGGCGCCGTCGACGAGCCGTGGCGGGCCGTGCTCGGCACGGGCGTGCTCGGCGGCTTCACCACCTTCAGCACGGCGAGCGTCGACGCGGCGCGGATGCTGCTCGAGCGCCGTTGGGCCGCTGGCCTCGGCTACGGGCTCGGGATGTGGGCGGCGGCGCTCGCCGCGGCGGTCCTCGGGCTGGTGCTCACGGGAGCGTGGCGCTGA